From a region of the Zingiber officinale cultivar Zhangliang chromosome 4B, Zo_v1.1, whole genome shotgun sequence genome:
- the LOC121975843 gene encoding uncharacterized protein LOC121975843: MDAAEWWLQYGGSAPNLKKIAVRILSQTTSSSGCERNWSTFSLIHTKVRNRLSYRRLEKMVYVHYNMRLQLRAITEENEEQESGDVDPFDIGFVQTENDPMMDWWSAVEAENPLLDEAGDPPRPSQFLTQQIEKIQARGDICEEEDDEAFDQEFRFSGSRSRRSQTSQTQPKSIDKGKGKALAIFTKKKEKGKPPTFMGSGPFRIKDNPLDAIDEQEHDDSDETPSPSDTVVRREVRNEDSDVDSSASTHGSDDSGDASSGKNYVPPTLAPEPWTCEIDYTHATQDDDHGARGSTIQYQRRYKGDKQKKAHNYQDMRESLTEIDSSRSSSYSQPSYYNSDASYGDPSYQSLGTYAYPYPVPVPVPISVVPVQIQHPVMNRDTLMNMWRNQYQYCMSWDAYLIWSLENYGVDLSRMSQEPMLPSDSRHSFWY, encoded by the exons ATGGATGCAG ctgagtggtggttacaatatggaggatcagctccaaatttgaaaaagattgcAGTACGAATTCTCTCACAGACAACGTCTTCAAGCGGTTGTGAAAGAAATTGGTCAACTTTCTCCCTCATTCATACAAAAGTACGAAATCGTCTTTCTTATCGTCGCTTGGAGAAGATGGTCTACGTTCATTATAATATGCGTCTTCAACTAAGAGCAATAACAGAAGAGAATGAAGAACAGGAGTCTGGTGATGTAGACCcatttgatattggatttgtccaGACTGAGAATGATCCAATGATGGATTGGTGGAGCGCTGTTGAGGCTGAGAATCCATTACTTGATGAAGCAGGAGACCCACCACGACCATCTCAATTTCTTACTCAACAGATTGAAAAAATACAAGCTAGAGGAGATATCtgcgaggaagaagatgatgaagctttTGATCAAGAATTTCGATTTTCTGGATCTCGGTCTAGGCGTTCTCAAACATCACAAACCCAACCAAAGTccatagataaaggcaaaggcaaagctcttgcaatttttactaaaaagaaagaaaaaggcaaacCTCCTACTTTTATGGGAAGTGGTCCATTTAGAATTAAAGACAATCCACTCGATGCAATTGATGAGCAAGAACATGATGACAGTGATGAAACACCATCACCTTCTGACACTGTAGTCCGACGAGAAGTTCGAAATGAGGATAGTGATGTTGATAGCAGTGCAAGTACTCATGGAAGTGATGACAGTGGTGATGCATCTAGTGGTAAAAATTATGTCCCCCCTACTCTAGCACCAGAGCCATGGACATGTGAGATAGATTACACACATGCAACTCAAGATGATGATCATGGAGCTAGAGGTAGTACTATTCAATATCAACGTCGATATAAGGGTGACAAACAAAAGAAAGCTCATAATTATCAAGATATGCGGGAGAGTTTAACTGAGATTGATTCTAGTCGAAGTTCATCATACTCGCAACCTTCTTATTATAACTCTGATGCATCATATGGTGATCCGTCATACCAGAGCTTGGGGACGTATGCTTATCCTTATCCTGTGCCTGTACCCGTTCCGATTTCAGTGGTGCCAGTTCAAATCCAACATCCAGTGATGAATCGAGACACGCTGATGAACATGTGgagaaatcaatatcaatattgcATGTCATGGGATGCTTATTTAATCTGGTCATTGGAGAACTATGGAGTTGACCTAAGCAGAATGTCGCAAGAACCAATGCTTCCATCTGATTCACGCCACTCCTTTTGGTATTAA